The stretch of DNA GCTCCAGCGCGGTCAGCAGGGCCGCTTCTGTCTCGGACAGGGCGCGGGTCATTCCTCACCCGCCCCGGCGTCGCCGCCATCGTCGTCGCCGTCAGCGGCCGGGGCCATGCCCAGCGCCTGCATGTACAGATCGAGCAGCGTCTCCTGCTCCTGCCGGTCCTCGCGGTCCAGCTTCCGCAGCTTCAGCACCTGGCGCAGGATCTTGGTATCGAAGCCAACGCCCTTGGCTTCGGCGAAAATCTCGCGGATATCGGCGGCCAGCGCTGCCTTCTCCTCCTCCAGCCGCTCGATGCGCTCGACGAACGACCGCAGCCGCTCGCCGGAAATCCCGCCGACATCAGCCATCACGCAGCCTCCCCGGCCGGGGCCGTCTCACCGGTCTCCGCAGCGCTCTTCAGCAGCGCATCGACCAGCTTCTCGACCTCGCCATCGGTCGGCTTGATCACAACCTGGTCGCCGGCCTCGATCACCGTGACGCCGATCTTCTTCAGCTCGGCGACGGTCAGGCCGGCGATGGCCCCCTTCACCGGCTCCTCGGTGGTCTTGATCAGCAGGTCCGCCTGTTCCGGCAGCTGCTTGCGGATCAGCTTGATCACCTGGGCCGCGTCCGGGATCTCGATCTTACCCTTGCCCTTGGCGAGGCCGATCTTGATGCCGTGCATAACGACGGTGCGCGGCCGGACGAACAGGTGCTTGTTGTCCTCGACCAGCAGCTGGATCGCCGAGCGTTCGGCCTCGGCCTCCGCCACCAGCTTCTTGATGATGGGCATCCTGCGGCGGCGGGCCTTGGCGATGTCCGCGTCCAGGTCGCCCACCACTTCGGCCAGCTTGGCCCTGGTCTTGGCGAGGCGCGCGGCGCGGGCTTCGATGTCGCTCAACTGCATGTTCAGGCTCCTTCAAAGGCGGTTGGAAGGCCGGTCAATCGGGCCGGCGATGTCGGATACGGCGCCGGAGAGCGCCAGGCGCTCGGCATGGGGCAGCGGGGCCAGCCGGTGGCGGCGCAGCAGCCGGTCAAGCAGGCCATCAAGAAACAGGGGCAGCAGACGCATGGACGGTCTCCTTCAGTTGGAGTTCGAGACGGTAGAGACGGTCGCGGACATCCGGGTCCGTCCGGCGCAGGCGCTCGATCTGCAGGACGCCATGACGGACGGTCGTGTGGTCGCGGCCGCCGAAGGCCGCGCCGAGATAGGGGTAGCTCCGGCCGGTCAGCTTACGGGCCAGCCAGTAAGCCTCTTGCCGCACCCGTGCGAGCGGCTGCTCTCGGCTTTCGCGCAGCAGCTCCGCGATACGGATACCGGCCTGTCTCGCGACCAGGCGCTGCACGTCGAAGATGCGGATGCGCGACGGGTCCATGGCGGTCATGACGCACCGCCGCGCAACTGGTCGCTCATGGCGATCACAGCGATGGCCAGCTGCTGCAGCTGGGCGTTCACCGGCTGGCGGGTATCAAGGCCGCCGGCAACGCGATGGGCGGTCAGTATCGCGGACGCCACGTCCACCGGTGGTGACGCCTGTGCGACTCCATCCGGCCGGATGGTGACCAGAACCGGAACGGAGGCCTGCCCCTCGCTGGCACCCTCCGGCTGGCAATAGGTCAGCAGCCGGGCGTTCTCCAGCAGCCGGTAGCTGACGACGCGGCCCCAGCTCTTGCTGCCGAGCTGCACGCGCATACCGAGCGGGCTGGTGTCCATCTGGACGGCTCCAGGGCTGTGTGCGGCGGCGCTCATGCTGCGTCTCCGCCGTCCGTGGCCATGGGCCAGGTCGGATAGTGGATGACCGCAGACCGGCCGGGGAAGTCGATGACGATCAACTCGCCAGTACCGTCTTCGGCCGGGCGGCCGGGCAGACCCTTCAGCGCCAGGTCGGCGGCAGCGCCCCATATGACCTGGGCGAGGAAGGACACGCCGCTGGGGGTAAGCCTCTGCCAATCGCCGCGACGGACACGCCCCTCAAGGCCTCCGGCCATGCGCCGCAGATCACCGGCGGCACTTGGCGACACGCCGTCCACCTGGCCGGCCACGTCCTGCAGGATGGCCGCGATCTGCTCCTCCTGCTGGCGCACGGGCGCACCGCCGTCATGCAGCATCTGGTCGATGCCCCAGGCCAGCGCGATCAGCCGGCCGGTCGGATAACTCTGTGTGTGATCAACTGGCATCGTTCTCCTCCTCGATGCGGCTGTGGGGACAACGCGGCCGGCCAATGCCCCGGCAGGCCCGCCACAAGGCAGGGCGGCCGGGCTGGGTGGCCCGCAATGGCTGGCGTTGTTCGGTGATGCAGCGGGCGCGGCTGATCTCGCCCAGGATTGGGCATTCGACGACCAGGCCGGCGAAGGCGCCCAGCACGGCCTGTTCGACCGCGCGCAGATCGCCCTTGTACTTTCCGGCCAGCACCTGGCTGACCGCGCTGGCGCTGTAACCAAGCGCCTGCGCGACCTTCGACTGGCTGGTGCGGTCGGCCTCGCGGGCCAGCGTCTCGATCCAGGCCGGGATGCTTTCGCCCCAGGCGGCACGGGCGCGGTCGATGGCAGCGGCGTTCATGCGTCACCGCCATTCTGCAGCGCGATCTCCTCGCTGGTGTTCGGGTCGTAGATCGTGCCGTAGCGCGCGCTCCAGCTCGGCGCCTGCGGCCCGGTATCGCGGACCAGCAGATAACGGGCGGGCGTCGGCCGCCGCAGTACGTGGACATAGCCGGCTTGGGCGAGGATCGAGAGATAGGCCTGCACCGCCGTCTCCGGCCGCTTCTCGGCCTTGGCAGCCAGCTCGACAATGTCTGCCAGCGTGCCCTTGCGGATTTTGCGCAGCACCCACCAGGTGCGGCCGCGCAGGCCACTTGCCGATGTCAGGCGGCGGCCCTGCGGCACACCTTTGCGCGGCCCGCTGCTGACCTCTGCGTCGCCCTGCCGCGCGGCATCCGTGGCGCGGTAGCAGGCGCGGCGTGGTGTGGTGGCCAAGCCGTTGCGGGTCAGC from Oceanibaculum indicum P24 encodes:
- a CDS encoding helix-turn-helix domain-containing protein, with the translated sequence MTAMDPSRIRIFDVQRLVARQAGIRIAELLRESREQPLARVRQEAYWLARKLTGRSYPYLGAAFGGRDHTTVRHGVLQIERLRRTDPDVRDRLYRLELQLKETVHASAAPVS
- a CDS encoding DUF2312 domain-containing protein, with translation MADVGGISGERLRSFVERIERLEEEKAALAADIREIFAEAKGVGFDTKILRQVLKLRKLDREDRQEQETLLDLYMQALGMAPAADGDDDGGDAGAGEE
- a CDS encoding host-nuclease inhibitor Gam family protein → MQLSDIEARAARLAKTRAKLAEVVGDLDADIAKARRRRMPIIKKLVAEAEAERSAIQLLVEDNKHLFVRPRTVVMHGIKIGLAKGKGKIEIPDAAQVIKLIRKQLPEQADLLIKTTEEPVKGAIAGLTVAELKKIGVTVIEAGDQVVIKPTDGEVEKLVDALLKSAAETGETAPAGEAA